The following proteins come from a genomic window of Triticum aestivum cultivar Chinese Spring unplaced genomic scaffold, IWGSC CS RefSeq v2.1 scaffold190282, whole genome shotgun sequence:
- the LOC123172699 gene encoding putrescine hydroxycinnamoyltransferase 1 isoform X2 has protein sequence MAGEEEVQVVESCFVTPAVDTLRKALWLSALDLMLANRGYTPLVHFYRRCPGTETTDDFFSVTKLKTALGKALVGFYPMAGRLRVDANGRLEIDCNSKGMIFLVARSQLTIDDFSDLKPSPRLRRLFVPQMLSAEVCATQVTFFKCGGVALGTAVHHGTMDGISTFHFFQTWSTFSRDGDRAVVKLPYHDRTHLCARYPPAVHPDTLSLFCLKINLSQPLGPVVNEVFTLRKDQLSTLKRICGGSGVSTFSAVSAHLWQCMCLARQLPPNSTTRLAFAANIRRAMTPPFPDGYFGNAVINVSVADEARGIASGDLAYIAHRIKDTLGRVDDELVRSAVDYLELDQAKRDNSPAIGNLLATDMRVVSWLSMPLYDVDFSWGKPLAVLRAESNRGGFAHLVDSAHGDGSVHIVMCIDATILKEFKRLLYAKFESMVYSKF, from the exons ATGGCCGGTGAGGAGGAGGTGCAGGTGGTAGAGTCCTGCTTCGTAACGCCGGCCGTGGACACGCTGAGGAAAGCGCTATGGCTCTCGGCACTCGACCTCATGCTAGCCAACAGAGGCTACACCCCGCTCGTTCATTTCTACCGTCGATGTCCCGGCACCGAAACCACCGACGACTTCTTCAGCGTGACCAAGTTGAAGACAGCGCTAGGCAAGGCCCTTGTGGGCTTCTACCCCATGGCCGGCCGCCTCAGGGTGGACGCCAACGGCAGGTTAGAGATCGATTGCAACAGCAAGGGCATGATTTTCCTCGTGGCTCGCTCCCAACTTACCATCGACGACTTTAGCGATTTGAAACCATCACCAAGGCTGAGGAGGTTGTTTGTTCCCCAAATGCTCTCAGCTGAGGTGTGTGCCACCCAG GTGACATTTTTCAAGTGTGGTGGGGTGGCCTTAGGGACGGCAGTGCACCATGGCACCATGGATGGCATTTCCACGTTCCACTTCTTCCAGACATGGTCAACTTTCTCGAGGGATGGCGACCGGGCAGTGGTGAAGCTCCCCTACCATGACCGCACCCACTTGTGTGCACGGTACCCACCCGCTGTTCATCCTGACACCCTCTCCCTTTTTTGCCTCAAGATCAACCTATCCCAGCCCTTGGGGCCCGTGGTCAATGAGGTTTTCACCCTTCGCAAGGATCAACTTTCCACCCTCAAGCGCATCTGCGGTGGCTCCGGTGTTAGCACCTTCAGTGCCGTGAGCGCCCATTTGTGGCAGTGCATGTGTCTAGCTCGACAGCTCCCACCAAACTCCACGACGCGCCTCGCGTTCGCCGCCAACATCCGGCGCGCCATGACGCCACCGTTCCCGGACGGTTACTTCGGCAACGCGGTGATAAACGTCAGTGTTGCCGATGAAGCGCGTGGCATCGCCTCGGGCGACCTGGCCTACATCGCGCACCGGATCAAGGACACCCTTGGCCGGGTGGACGACGAGCTGGTACGTTCAGCGGTCGACTACCTCGAGCTCGACCAAGCAAAGAGGGACAATAGCCCTGCCATAGGCAATCTACTGGCGACGGACATGAGAGTGGTCAGCTGGCTCAGCATGCCGCTGTACGACGTGGATTTCAGCTGGGGAAAGCCATTGGCTGTGCTGCGCGCCGAATCAAACCGTGGAGGCTTCGCACACCTGGTTGACAGCGCGCATGGGGATGGCAGCGTGCACATCGTCATGTGTATAGACGCTACCATCCTCAAGGAATTCAAGCGTTTGTTGTATGCCAAGTTCGAGAGCATGGTGTATTCCAAGTTCTAG
- the LOC123172699 gene encoding putrescine hydroxycinnamoyltransferase 1 isoform X4 translates to MAGEEEVQVVESCFVTPAVDTLRKALWLSALDLMLANRGYTPLVHFYRRCPGTETTDDFFSVTKLKTALGKALVGFYPMAGRLRVDANGRLEIDCNSKGMIFLVARSQLTIDDFSDLKPSPRLRRLFVPQMLSAEVCATQVTFFKCGGVALGTAVHHGTMDGISTFHFFQTWSTFSRDGDRAVINLSQPLGPVVNEVFTLRKDQLSTLKRICGGSGVSTFSAVSAHLWQCMCLARQLPPNSTTRLAFAANIRRAMTPPFPDGYFGNAVINVSVADEARGIASGDLAYIAHRIKDTLGRVDDELVRSAVDYLELDQAKRDNSPAIGNLLATDMRVVSWLSMPLYDVDFSWGKPLAVLRAESNRGGFAHLVDSAHGDGSVHIVMCIDATILKEFKRLLYAKFESMVYSKF, encoded by the exons ATGGCCGGTGAGGAGGAGGTGCAGGTGGTAGAGTCCTGCTTCGTAACGCCGGCCGTGGACACGCTGAGGAAAGCGCTATGGCTCTCGGCACTCGACCTCATGCTAGCCAACAGAGGCTACACCCCGCTCGTTCATTTCTACCGTCGATGTCCCGGCACCGAAACCACCGACGACTTCTTCAGCGTGACCAAGTTGAAGACAGCGCTAGGCAAGGCCCTTGTGGGCTTCTACCCCATGGCCGGCCGCCTCAGGGTGGACGCCAACGGCAGGTTAGAGATCGATTGCAACAGCAAGGGCATGATTTTCCTCGTGGCTCGCTCCCAACTTACCATCGACGACTTTAGCGATTTGAAACCATCACCAAGGCTGAGGAGGTTGTTTGTTCCCCAAATGCTCTCAGCTGAGGTGTGTGCCACCCAG GTGACATTTTTCAAGTGTGGTGGGGTGGCCTTAGGGACGGCAGTGCACCATGGCACCATGGATGGCATTTCCACGTTCCACTTCTTCCAGACATGGTCAACTTTCTCGAGGGATGGCGACCGGGCAGTG ATCAACCTATCCCAGCCCTTGGGGCCCGTGGTCAATGAGGTTTTCACCCTTCGCAAGGATCAACTTTCCACCCTCAAGCGCATCTGCGGTGGCTCCGGTGTTAGCACCTTCAGTGCCGTGAGCGCCCATTTGTGGCAGTGCATGTGTCTAGCTCGACAGCTCCCACCAAACTCCACGACGCGCCTCGCGTTCGCCGCCAACATCCGGCGCGCCATGACGCCACCGTTCCCGGACGGTTACTTCGGCAACGCGGTGATAAACGTCAGTGTTGCCGATGAAGCGCGTGGCATCGCCTCGGGCGACCTGGCCTACATCGCGCACCGGATCAAGGACACCCTTGGCCGGGTGGACGACGAGCTGGTACGTTCAGCGGTCGACTACCTCGAGCTCGACCAAGCAAAGAGGGACAATAGCCCTGCCATAGGCAATCTACTGGCGACGGACATGAGAGTGGTCAGCTGGCTCAGCATGCCGCTGTACGACGTGGATTTCAGCTGGGGAAAGCCATTGGCTGTGCTGCGCGCCGAATCAAACCGTGGAGGCTTCGCACACCTGGTTGACAGCGCGCATGGGGATGGCAGCGTGCACATCGTCATGTGTATAGACGCTACCATCCTCAAGGAATTCAAGCGTTTGTTGTATGCCAAGTTCGAGAGCATGGTGTATTCCAAGTTCTAG